In a genomic window of Bradyrhizobium sp. LLZ17:
- a CDS encoding dienelactone hydrolase family protein, whose translation MGTAISFKRPDGKDASGYLANAARGNAPGVVVIQEWWGLSDQIKGLCDRFALAGFDALAPDLYKGKVVPYHDTDAAGKEMNSLDFMDATTQTVRGATQYLSRNGAKVGLTGFCLGGAVTIIGATKIPELAAGVVFYGIPPEQAAKPADVKIPLQAHFANKDEWCTPELVSGFENAMKAAGKSLELFRYDAEHAFVNEQRQAVHDREAAELAWGRATEFFRKHLG comes from the coding sequence ATGGGAACCGCAATCAGCTTCAAGCGCCCGGACGGCAAGGACGCCTCGGGCTATCTCGCGAATGCTGCGCGCGGCAACGCGCCGGGCGTGGTCGTGATCCAGGAATGGTGGGGGCTGTCGGACCAGATCAAGGGCCTATGCGATCGCTTCGCGCTGGCCGGCTTCGATGCGCTGGCGCCCGATCTCTACAAGGGCAAGGTCGTGCCCTATCACGACACCGACGCGGCCGGCAAAGAGATGAACTCCCTCGACTTCATGGACGCCACCACGCAGACCGTGCGCGGCGCCACGCAATATCTGTCGCGCAACGGCGCCAAAGTGGGTCTGACCGGCTTCTGCCTTGGCGGCGCCGTGACCATCATCGGCGCGACCAAAATCCCCGAGCTTGCGGCCGGCGTCGTGTTCTACGGCATCCCTCCGGAGCAGGCGGCCAAGCCCGCCGACGTCAAGATTCCCTTGCAGGCGCACTTCGCCAACAAGGACGAATGGTGCACACCGGAGCTGGTCAGCGGGTTCGAGAACGCGATGAAGGCCGCCGGCAAGTCGCTGGAGCTGTTCCGCTATGACGCCGAGCACGCCTTCGTCAACGAGCAGCGCCAGGCCGTGCACGACCGCGAAGCCGCCGAACTCGCCTGGGGACGGGCGACGGAGTTTTTTAGGAAGCACCTGGGGTGA
- a CDS encoding M48 family metallopeptidase gives MAAYGLYTHIASNKFRSMLLLGGLFALVYVLVYAGALVAEVVINGNETAAFYLSRAFADLLKAAPFATVAAIAWIVIAYFFHQSMIDAVTGGHDVTRQEQPRLYNLLENLCISRGITMPKLKIMESPALNAFATGLNPRQYAVTVTTGLLKALNDQEIEAVLGHELTHIKNGDVQLMVVAVIIAGVVGFFGELFFRLFTNLSWSSGGSWSSGSSSSSRSSSSSSDSKSSGGGAIVVIIIAVVLIVVAWLVSQVVKLALSRSREYLADAGSVELTKNPDAMISALRKIENRGELPGATSAVMELCLDNPREGFADLFATHPSVQSRVDALVKFAGGHDPGPLPPPSDETEEPEAQTGQQNAPPPLPHGPWNDAGSQTSPPPVPAPSPSGTTPGNPLGNPIGPWGRH, from the coding sequence ATGGCAGCGTACGGTCTCTACACGCACATCGCATCGAACAAGTTTCGTTCGATGCTGCTGCTCGGTGGCCTGTTCGCGCTGGTCTATGTACTGGTCTATGCCGGCGCGCTGGTCGCCGAAGTCGTCATCAACGGCAACGAGACCGCCGCCTTTTATCTGAGCCGTGCCTTCGCCGACCTGCTCAAGGCCGCGCCTTTCGCGACGGTCGCGGCAATCGCCTGGATCGTGATCGCTTATTTCTTCCACCAGTCGATGATCGACGCGGTGACCGGCGGCCATGACGTCACCCGGCAGGAGCAGCCGCGACTCTACAATCTGCTCGAAAACCTCTGCATCTCGCGCGGCATCACCATGCCGAAGCTGAAGATCATGGAGAGCCCGGCGCTGAACGCGTTCGCGACCGGTCTCAACCCGCGGCAATATGCCGTTACCGTCACCACGGGGCTGCTGAAGGCGCTGAATGACCAGGAGATCGAGGCGGTGTTGGGTCACGAGCTGACTCACATCAAGAACGGCGACGTGCAGCTGATGGTGGTGGCCGTCATCATCGCCGGCGTGGTCGGCTTCTTCGGCGAATTGTTCTTCCGCCTGTTCACGAATCTGAGCTGGAGTTCCGGCGGCTCGTGGTCGTCCGGCTCCTCCTCGTCATCGCGTTCGTCCTCGTCCTCGAGCGACAGCAAGAGCTCCGGCGGCGGCGCAATCGTCGTCATCATCATCGCAGTCGTGCTGATCGTGGTGGCCTGGCTGGTGTCGCAGGTGGTCAAGCTCGCGCTGTCGCGCTCGCGTGAATATCTGGCGGATGCGGGTTCGGTCGAGCTGACCAAGAACCCCGACGCCATGATCTCGGCACTGCGCAAGATCGAGAACCGCGGCGAACTGCCGGGCGCGACTTCGGCGGTGATGGAGCTTTGCCTGGACAATCCGCGCGAGGGCTTTGCCGATCTGTTCGCGACCCACCCGTCGGTGCAGTCGAGAGTCGACGCGCTGGTCAAGTTTGCCGGCGGCCATGATCCCGGCCCGCTGCCGCCGCCCAGCGACGAAACGGAAGAGCCCGAAGCACAGACCGGCCAGCAGAATGCCCCGCCGCCGCTGCCGCACGGTCCGTGGAACGACGCAGGCAGTCAGACCAGTCCGCCTCCCGTGCCTGCACCAAGCCCCTCCGGAACCACGCCCGGCAATCCGTTAGGCAACCCCATAGGTCCTTGGGGCCGCCATTGA
- a CDS encoding LemA family protein, with protein MSTGWIVLGVIVVLVLFAFGAYNRLVALSQRVGQAFADIDVQLKQRHDLVPNLVETVKGYASHERGTLDDVIKARNSAMSAQGPTQVSAAENQLSGALGRLIALSEAYPDLKANANFQQLASELSDLENKIAASRRFFNSAVQEYNTGIQQMPAALFAGMFGFTRKDFFDLGATRTEVEAAPQVKF; from the coding sequence ATGTCGACCGGCTGGATCGTTCTCGGCGTTATCGTCGTCCTCGTGCTGTTCGCCTTCGGCGCCTACAACCGGCTGGTGGCGCTGAGCCAGCGCGTCGGCCAGGCCTTTGCCGATATCGACGTGCAGCTCAAGCAGCGTCACGATCTGGTCCCGAACCTGGTCGAGACGGTGAAGGGCTATGCCTCGCACGAGCGCGGCACGCTCGACGACGTCATCAAGGCGCGCAATTCGGCGATGTCGGCGCAGGGGCCGACGCAGGTGTCCGCGGCGGAGAACCAGCTCTCCGGCGCGCTCGGCCGGCTGATCGCGCTGTCGGAGGCTTATCCGGACCTCAAGGCCAACGCCAACTTCCAGCAGCTCGCCAGCGAGCTCTCCGATCTCGAGAACAAGATCGCGGCGAGCCGCCGCTTCTTCAACAGCGCGGTCCAGGAATACAACACCGGCATCCAGCAGATGCCCGCCGCGTTGTTCGCCGGCATGTTCGGCTTCACCCGGAAGGATTTCTTCGATCTCGGCGCGACCCGCACCGAAGTCGAAGCGGCGCCCCAGGTGAAGTTCTGA
- a CDS encoding tRNA (cytidine(34)-2'-O)-methyltransferase encodes MQIALFQPDIAQNTGTILRLCACLGLAAHIIEPAGFPFSDRLFRRAGMDYLDHVSVTRHDSWSKFSAWREEQHYRLLLFTTKGATDYRDFRYQTSDILLFGRESAGVTDAVVEAADARLVIPISPGLRSLNVAMTAAMAAGEALRQVRNPQV; translated from the coding sequence ATGCAGATAGCGCTTTTCCAGCCCGACATTGCCCAGAACACCGGCACGATTCTCAGGCTCTGCGCCTGTCTCGGATTGGCGGCCCATATCATCGAACCCGCCGGCTTCCCGTTCTCCGACCGGCTGTTCCGCCGGGCGGGAATGGACTATCTCGACCATGTCAGCGTGACCCGTCACGATTCATGGTCGAAATTTTCGGCCTGGCGCGAGGAACAACATTATCGGCTGCTGCTGTTCACCACCAAAGGCGCTACCGACTACCGCGATTTCCGTTACCAGACGTCCGACATCCTGCTATTCGGGCGCGAGAGCGCCGGCGTCACCGATGCGGTGGTCGAAGCTGCCGATGCCCGCCTGGTGATCCCGATCTCGCCGGGGCTGCGCTCGCTCAATGTCGCCATGACCGCGGCGATGGCCGCAGGCGAGGCGCTGCGGCAGGTCCGGAACCCGCAAGTTTGA
- the fbcH gene encoding cytochrome b/c1 has translation MSGPSDYQPSNPALQWIERRLPIMGLIHSSFVVYPTPRNLNYWWTFGAILSFMLGIQILTGVILAMHYTPHADLAFKSVELLVRDVNFGWLLRNMHAVGASMFFVAVYVHMLRGLYYGSYKEPREVLWILGVIIYLLMMATGFMGYVLPWGQMSFWGATVITNLFSAIPYVGESIVTLLWGGYSVGNPTLNRFFSLHYLLPFLIAGVVVLHVWALHVAGQNNPDGVEPKTEKDTVPFTPHATIKDGFGVACFLLLYAWFIFYMPNYLGDADNYIPANPGVTPPHIVPEWYYLPFYAILRSIPNKLAGVIGMFSAIIILCFLPWLDAAKTRSSKYRPLAKQFFWIFVAVCILLGYLGAQPPEGIYVIAGRVLTVCYFAYFLIVLPLLSRIEKPRPVPNSIAEAVLAKTGSKSTPMVSTVIALALAGSLLAGSSDSARAEEGGTRPPGNSWSFAGPFGKYDRGALQRGLKVYKEVCSNCHSLSYIAFRNLGDPGGPGYSTAQVAAFASDYKVKDGPNDQGEMFERPGRPADYFPSPFPNEQAARAANGGAAPPDLSLITKARSYGRGFPLFLVDFFTQYQEQGPDYVAAVLQGFEDKVPEGVTIPEGSYYNKYFPGHAIKMPKPLSDGQVTYDDGSPATVAQYAKDVTTFLMWTAEPHMEARKRLGFQVFIFLIIFAGLMYFTKKKVWADSH, from the coding sequence ATGAGCGGACCATCCGACTACCAGCCGAGCAATCCGGCCCTGCAATGGATCGAGCGACGTCTGCCGATCATGGGTCTGATCCACTCTTCCTTCGTCGTCTATCCCACCCCGCGCAACTTGAACTATTGGTGGACGTTCGGCGCCATTCTCTCCTTCATGCTCGGGATCCAGATCCTGACCGGCGTGATCCTGGCGATGCACTACACGCCGCATGCCGATCTCGCCTTCAAGTCGGTCGAGCTGCTGGTTCGTGACGTCAATTTCGGCTGGCTGCTGCGCAACATGCACGCGGTCGGCGCATCGATGTTCTTTGTCGCCGTCTACGTTCACATGCTGCGCGGACTCTATTACGGCTCCTACAAGGAGCCGCGCGAGGTGCTGTGGATCCTCGGCGTGATCATCTACCTGCTGATGATGGCGACCGGCTTCATGGGTTACGTGCTGCCGTGGGGCCAGATGAGCTTCTGGGGCGCCACCGTCATCACCAACCTGTTCTCCGCCATTCCCTATGTCGGCGAGAGCATCGTGACGCTGTTGTGGGGCGGCTATTCGGTCGGCAATCCGACGCTGAACCGGTTCTTCTCGCTGCACTATCTGCTGCCGTTCCTGATCGCGGGCGTGGTCGTGCTCCACGTCTGGGCGCTGCATGTCGCCGGCCAGAACAATCCGGACGGCGTCGAGCCGAAGACGGAAAAGGACACGGTGCCGTTCACGCCGCACGCGACCATCAAGGACGGTTTCGGCGTCGCCTGCTTCCTGCTGCTCTACGCCTGGTTCATCTTCTACATGCCGAACTATCTCGGCGACGCCGACAACTACATTCCGGCGAACCCCGGCGTGACGCCGCCGCACATCGTGCCGGAATGGTATTATCTGCCGTTCTACGCGATCCTGCGCTCGATCCCGAACAAGCTCGCTGGCGTGATCGGGATGTTCTCGGCCATCATCATCCTGTGCTTCCTGCCCTGGCTCGATGCCGCCAAGACCAGATCGTCGAAGTACCGGCCGCTGGCCAAGCAGTTCTTCTGGATCTTCGTCGCGGTCTGCATCCTGCTCGGCTATCTCGGCGCGCAGCCGCCGGAAGGCATCTACGTGATCGCCGGCCGGGTCCTGACGGTATGCTACTTCGCCTACTTCCTGATCGTGCTGCCGCTGCTCTCGCGCATCGAGAAGCCGCGGCCGGTGCCGAACTCGATCGCAGAAGCGGTTCTGGCCAAGACCGGCAGCAAGTCGACCCCGATGGTGTCGACCGTGATCGCTCTTGCGCTCGCCGGCTCCTTGCTTGCCGGCTCGAGCGACAGCGCCCGGGCCGAGGAAGGCGGCACCAGGCCGCCCGGCAACAGCTGGTCCTTCGCGGGCCCTTTCGGCAAGTATGACCGCGGTGCGCTCCAGCGCGGTCTGAAGGTCTACAAGGAGGTCTGCTCGAACTGCCACAGCCTGTCCTACATCGCCTTCCGCAATCTCGGCGATCCCGGCGGTCCCGGCTATTCGACGGCGCAGGTGGCCGCCTTCGCCTCCGACTACAAGGTCAAGGACGGTCCGAACGACCAGGGTGAAATGTTCGAGCGCCCGGGCCGGCCGGCCGACTACTTCCCCTCGCCCTTCCCGAACGAGCAGGCGGCGCGCGCGGCCAACGGTGGTGCGGCTCCGCCGGACTTGTCGCTGATCACCAAGGCGCGTTCCTACGGCCGCGGTTTCCCGTTGTTCCTCGTTGACTTCTTCACCCAGTACCAGGAGCAGGGCCCGGACTATGTCGCGGCCGTACTCCAGGGTTTTGAGGACAAGGTGCCGGAAGGCGTGACGATCCCGGAGGGCTCCTACTACAACAAGTACTTCCCGGGTCATGCCATCAAGATGCCGAAGCCGCTCAGCGACGGCCAGGTGACCTATGACGACGGCTCGCCGGCGACGGTGGCGCAATACGCCAAGGACGTCACCACGTTCCTGATGTGGACCGCGGAGCCGCACATGGAGGCGCGCAAGCGCCTCGGCTTCCAGGTCTTCATCTTCCTGATCATCTTCGCCGGCCTGATGTACTTCACCAAGAAGAAAGTCTGGGCCGACTCGCACTGA
- a CDS encoding small ribosomal subunit Rsm22 family protein, with product MISPTLPAELKAALDAKLQGFSRTDAAQRSQKISTTYRAGGGSGTIKSEADALAYALARMPATYAAVAASLSALTETAPEFAPETLLDVGAGPGTASWAAAEAFSSLQDFTLLDANATLSRLALELAHDSSRLADCRYLPGDAATNLVEVAQADLVVASYVIGELGESDQRKLAEMMWAKARHALVVIEPGTPAGYSRILALRQQLIAAGAYVAAPCPHEKPCPLIAPDWCHFNQRLPRSQAHRQIKGADVPFEDERFIYVALTRTPPATRAARVLAPPDIGKAEITAKLCTEDGVELAKVPRRDKPAYAHARRWRWGDAATAES from the coding sequence ATGATCTCGCCCACGCTTCCCGCTGAGCTAAAGGCAGCCCTCGACGCGAAGCTCCAGGGCTTCTCGCGCACCGACGCGGCGCAGCGATCGCAGAAGATCTCGACCACCTATCGCGCCGGCGGCGGCTCCGGCACGATCAAATCCGAGGCCGATGCGCTCGCCTATGCGCTGGCGCGGATGCCGGCCACTTACGCTGCCGTCGCCGCAAGCCTGAGCGCACTGACCGAGACCGCGCCGGAGTTCGCCCCGGAAACTCTGCTCGACGTCGGCGCGGGCCCGGGCACCGCAAGCTGGGCCGCGGCGGAGGCTTTTTCGTCATTGCAAGATTTCACGCTGCTCGACGCCAACGCCACCCTGAGCCGGCTTGCGCTCGAGCTGGCACACGACAGCTCGCGCCTCGCGGATTGCCGCTATTTGCCGGGCGACGCCGCCACCAACCTCGTCGAGGTCGCTCAAGCCGATCTCGTCGTCGCGAGCTATGTCATCGGCGAGCTCGGCGAGAGCGACCAGCGCAAGCTCGCCGAAATGATGTGGGCCAAAGCGCGCCATGCGCTGGTCGTGATCGAGCCCGGCACGCCTGCCGGTTATTCACGCATCCTCGCACTGCGCCAGCAGCTGATCGCGGCTGGCGCCTATGTCGCCGCGCCCTGCCCGCACGAAAAGCCCTGTCCTCTCATCGCGCCCGACTGGTGCCATTTCAACCAGCGCCTGCCGCGCTCGCAGGCGCACCGCCAGATCAAAGGCGCCGACGTGCCGTTCGAGGACGAACGCTTCATCTACGTCGCATTGACCCGCACGCCGCCCGCAACACGCGCCGCCCGCGTGCTGGCGCCGCCGGACATCGGCAAGGCCGAGATCACGGCCAAGCTCTGCACCGAGGACGGCGTCGAACTCGCGAAGGTGCCGCGCCGCGACAAGCCCGCCTATGCGCATGCACGGCGCTGGCGCTGGGGTGATGCCGCCACGGCCGAAAGTTAA
- a CDS encoding 6-pyruvoyl tetrahydropterin synthase family protein, which yields MWELTKSFRFEAAHSLSGTTFGADSEEIHGHSFRAEVTLRGTPDPATGMLVDLGVLQRAIEDVRVMLDHKFLNKIEALGIPTLENLSRFVWERLEHIGKLTRVSIHRDSCNESCTYYGPQG from the coding sequence ATGTGGGAATTGACGAAATCGTTTCGCTTCGAGGCGGCGCATTCGCTGTCGGGCACGACCTTTGGCGCTGACAGCGAAGAGATCCACGGCCACTCCTTCCGCGCCGAGGTGACCCTGCGCGGCACGCCGGATCCGGCGACCGGGATGCTGGTGGACCTCGGCGTGCTCCAGCGCGCCATCGAGGACGTGCGCGTGATGCTGGACCACAAGTTCCTCAACAAGATCGAGGCGCTTGGGATCCCGACGCTGGAAAACCTCTCACGCTTTGTCTGGGAGCGGCTAGAGCATATCGGCAAGCTCACCCGCGTCAGCATTCACCGCGACAGTTGCAACGAGAGCTGCACCTATTACGGTCCGCAAGGATAG
- a CDS encoding adenine phosphoribosyltransferase, translated as MNFDHDLKASVRTIPDYPKPGIMFRDITTLLADARAFRRAVDELVNPWAGNKIDKVAGMEARGFIIGGAVAHQLSAGFVPIRKKGKLPHTTVRIAYSLEYGIDEMEMHVDAIQPGERVILVDDLIATGGTAEGAVKLLRQIGANVVAACFIIDLPELGGAAKLRAMDVPVRTLMTFEGH; from the coding sequence ATGAATTTTGATCACGATCTGAAGGCGAGCGTCCGCACCATCCCCGACTATCCCAAACCGGGGATCATGTTCCGCGACATCACCACGCTGCTCGCCGACGCGCGCGCCTTCCGCCGCGCGGTCGATGAGCTGGTCAATCCCTGGGCCGGCAACAAGATCGACAAGGTTGCCGGCATGGAGGCGCGCGGCTTCATCATCGGCGGCGCGGTGGCGCATCAGCTCTCGGCCGGCTTCGTGCCGATCCGGAAAAAAGGCAAGCTGCCGCACACTACCGTGCGTATCGCGTATTCGCTGGAATACGGCATCGACGAGATGGAGATGCATGTCGACGCGATCCAGCCCGGCGAGCGCGTCATCCTGGTCGACGATCTCATCGCCACCGGCGGCACCGCGGAAGGCGCGGTGAAGCTGCTGCGCCAGATCGGCGCCAATGTGGTCGCCGCCTGCTTCATCATCGACCTGCCCGAGCTCGGCGGCGCCGCCAAGCTGCGCGCCATGGACGTGCCGGTGCGCACGCTGATGACGTTCGAAGGGCATTGA
- the smc gene encoding chromosome segregation protein SMC, translated as MKITRLRLHGFKSFVEPTDFVIEPGLTGVVGPNGCGKSDLVEALRWAMGETSYKSLRAADMDAVIFAGSGNRPARNHAEVTMTIDNADRTAPAAMNDSQLLEISRRIEREAGSVYRINGRDVRARDVQILFADAATGARSPALVHQGKIGEIIQAKPEQRRRVLEDAAGVAGLHARRHEAELRLKAAETNLTRVEDVIGQLAGQMEGLKKQARQAVRYREVASKVRKAEATLFHLRWIGAHADVNESGHTHDLAVREMAERTQHQAEAARIQAIRAAEMPALRDAEARAAAGLQRLTNARELLDREEERARERVAELERRLAQFEGDIARAQQQTMDADVALERLDAEDAELKEEIKSRVEKRSGVDERVAEAEATLTEAEGQFSELTTALADLTAKRNQLEANVRTHRDKLARLDQEIANVAAEEQKLADQTGGFGDLDELTAAVENAEQTLAASEAAAHASEAAHVAARQTLESSRSPLNEADKRVQRLETEARTIAKIVNGETKNLWPPIIDGITVDKGFEKAIGAALGDDLDAPVDPSAPMRWTNAGVTEGDPALPDGVVPLADHVQAPAELARRLAQIGVVPRERGAELVSQLKTGQRLVSPEGDVWRWDGFVAAAHAPTGAARRLAERARLVDLENELEQARIDAQIQRQALENAEAELQMAASTEGASREAWRAAQRELNAARERHATAEREINRHAARKSALIEAHSRLAADRAEAEAAHEYAAAAISELPPSEDAEIRLAAVRSDIEGHRRMAAQVRAEAQALAREAELADRRVQAILAERTEWQNRKGSAASHIDTIQARITEVSIERSDLENAPAVFAEKRSALITEIEYAENDRRVAADALAAAETAMAETDRAAKLTLEALSSSREATARAEERMEGARRRLEDIEREIRDMLEVEPQAVAGLAEIEPGAELPPLGETEEELEKLRRDRERLGAVNLRAEEELREVETQHTSLTTERDDLVEAIKRLRQGIQSLNKEARERLLTSFEVVNNHFKRLFVELFGGGEAALHLIESDDPLEAGLEIIAKPPGKKPQTLSLLSGGEQALTAMALIFAVFLTNPSPICVLDEVDAPLDDHNVERYCNLLHEMTASTDTRFIIITHNPITMARMNRLFGVTMAERGVSQLVSVNLQEAVDILDQNVA; from the coding sequence ATGAAAATCACCCGCCTGCGCCTACACGGATTCAAGTCCTTCGTTGAGCCCACGGACTTCGTCATCGAGCCCGGCCTGACCGGCGTGGTCGGACCCAATGGCTGCGGCAAGTCAGATCTGGTCGAGGCGCTGCGCTGGGCGATGGGCGAGACCTCGTACAAGTCGCTGCGCGCCGCCGACATGGACGCGGTCATCTTCGCGGGCTCCGGTAACCGTCCGGCGCGCAACCACGCCGAAGTGACGATGACGATCGACAACGCCGATCGCACCGCGCCGGCGGCGATGAACGACAGCCAGCTTCTCGAAATCTCCCGCCGCATCGAGCGCGAGGCGGGTTCGGTCTATCGCATCAACGGCCGCGACGTGCGCGCCCGCGACGTGCAGATCCTGTTTGCGGACGCCGCCACCGGCGCGCGCTCGCCGGCCCTCGTCCACCAGGGCAAGATCGGCGAGATCATCCAGGCCAAGCCCGAGCAGCGCCGCCGCGTGCTGGAAGACGCCGCCGGGGTCGCCGGCCTGCACGCCCGCCGCCACGAAGCCGAGCTGCGGCTGAAGGCGGCCGAAACCAACCTCACCCGCGTCGAGGACGTGATCGGCCAGCTCGCGGGCCAGATGGAGGGCCTCAAGAAGCAGGCCCGCCAGGCCGTGCGCTATCGCGAGGTCGCTTCCAAGGTCCGCAAGGCGGAAGCAACCCTGTTCCACCTGCGCTGGATCGGCGCCCATGCCGACGTGAACGAGTCCGGCCACACCCATGATCTCGCCGTCCGCGAGATGGCCGAGCGCACCCAGCACCAGGCCGAGGCCGCGCGCATCCAGGCGATCCGCGCCGCCGAAATGCCGGCGTTGCGCGATGCCGAAGCGCGCGCCGCGGCCGGCCTTCAGCGCCTCACCAATGCCCGCGAACTGCTCGACCGCGAGGAGGAGCGCGCCAGGGAGCGCGTCGCCGAGCTCGAACGCCGCCTGGCGCAGTTCGAGGGCGATATCGCCCGGGCCCAACAGCAGACCATGGATGCCGACGTCGCGCTCGAGCGGCTCGATGCCGAGGACGCCGAACTCAAGGAAGAGATCAAGTCGCGCGTCGAAAAGCGCTCCGGCGTCGACGAGCGCGTGGCCGAAGCCGAGGCTACGCTGACCGAAGCCGAAGGCCAGTTCTCGGAGCTCACCACCGCGCTCGCCGACCTCACGGCTAAGCGCAACCAGCTCGAGGCCAACGTTCGCACCCACCGCGACAAGCTCGCCCGGCTCGACCAGGAGATCGCCAATGTCGCCGCCGAAGAGCAGAAGCTCGCGGACCAGACCGGCGGCTTCGGCGATCTCGACGAGCTGACTGCCGCGGTCGAGAACGCCGAACAGACGCTGGCGGCTTCGGAAGCAGCAGCCCACGCGAGCGAAGCCGCTCACGTCGCAGCGCGCCAGACGCTGGAATCCTCGCGCTCGCCGCTGAACGAGGCCGACAAGCGCGTGCAGCGGCTCGAGACCGAGGCGCGCACGATCGCCAAGATCGTCAACGGCGAGACCAAGAATCTGTGGCCGCCGATCATCGACGGCATCACCGTCGACAAGGGTTTTGAAAAGGCGATCGGCGCAGCGCTTGGCGACGATCTCGACGCACCCGTGGATCCGTCGGCGCCGATGCGCTGGACCAATGCCGGCGTGACCGAAGGCGATCCGGCGCTGCCCGATGGCGTCGTGCCGCTTGCCGATCATGTGCAGGCGCCGGCCGAACTGGCGCGCCGCCTGGCGCAGATCGGCGTGGTGCCTCGCGAGCGCGGTGCCGAACTCGTTTCGCAGCTCAAGACCGGCCAGCGGCTGGTTTCGCCCGAAGGCGACGTCTGGCGCTGGGACGGCTTTGTCGCAGCAGCTCACGCCCCGACCGGTGCCGCGCGCCGGCTTGCCGAGCGCGCGCGCCTCGTCGACCTCGAGAACGAGCTGGAGCAGGCCCGCATCGACGCGCAGATCCAGCGACAGGCGCTGGAAAATGCCGAAGCCGAATTGCAGATGGCGGCCAGCACCGAGGGCGCATCGCGCGAGGCCTGGCGCGCCGCGCAGCGCGAGCTCAACGCCGCACGTGAGCGCCATGCCACCGCCGAACGCGAGATCAACCGTCACGCCGCGCGCAAATCGGCGCTGATCGAAGCGCATAGCCGCCTCGCCGCCGACCGCGCCGAGGCCGAGGCCGCGCATGAATACGCTGCCGCTGCGATCTCCGAGCTGCCGCCCAGCGAAGACGCCGAAATCCGTCTCGCCGCGGTCCGCAGCGACATCGAGGGACATCGCCGCATGGCGGCCCAGGTCCGCGCCGAGGCGCAGGCGCTGGCACGCGAGGCCGAACTTGCCGACCGCCGCGTGCAGGCGATCCTCGCCGAGCGCACCGAGTGGCAGAACCGCAAGGGCAGCGCGGCCTCCCACATCGACACCATCCAGGCCCGCATCACCGAAGTCTCGATCGAACGCAGCGATCTCGAGAACGCGCCCGCCGTCTTCGCCGAGAAGCGCAGCGCACTGATCACCGAGATCGAATATGCCGAGAACGACCGCCGCGTCGCTGCCGACGCGCTCGCCGCCGCCGAAACCGCGATGGCTGAGACCGATCGCGCGGCCAAGCTGACGCTCGAAGCGCTGTCGAGCTCCCGCGAGGCCACCGCGCGTGCCGAAGAGCGCATGGAAGGCGCGCGGCGCCGGCTCGAGGACATCGAGCGCGAGATCCGCGACATGCTCGAAGTCGAGCCGCAGGCCGTTGCCGGCCTCGCCGAGATCGAGCCCGGCGCGGAGCTGCCGCCGCTCGGCGAGACCGAGGAGGAGCTGGAAAAACTGCGCCGCGACCGCGAGCGCCTCGGCGCCGTCAATTTGCGCGCCGAGGAAGAGCTGCGCGAGGTCGAGACCCAGCACACCAGCCTCACCACCGAGCGGGACGACCTCGTCGAAGCCATCAAGCGGCTGCGCCAGGGCATCCAGAGCCTGAACAAGGAAGCCCGCGAGCGGCTCCTGACCTCGTTCGAGGTGGTCAACAATCACTTCAAGCGGCTGTTCGTCGAGCTGTTCGGCGGCGGCGAGGCGGCGCTGCATCTGATCGAGAGCGACGACCCGCTCGAAGCCGGCCTCGAGATCATCGCCAAGCCGCCTGGCAAAAAGCCGCAGACCCTGTCGCTGCTCTCGGGCGGCGAGCAGGCGCTGACCGCGATGGCGCTGATCTTTGCGGTGTTCCTCACCAATCCGTCGCCGATCTGCGTGCTGGACGAAGTCGACGCGCCGCTCGACGATCACAACGTCGAACGCTACTGCAACCTGCTGCACGAGATGACCGCCTCGACCGACACCCGCTTCATCATCATCACGCACAACCCGATCACGATGGCGCGCATGAACCGGCTGTTCGGCGTCACCATGGCCGAGCGCGGCGTTTCTCAGCTGGTGTCGGTGAACCTGCAAGAGGCCGTGGACATTCTCGACCAGAACGTGGCTTGA